The DNA region GGCCCGCGCGGTCGACGCGGGACATACTCCTCGGCGGTACGTGTCCGTCGTTGGCGGTGCGCTCGCTCATGTTGGCAACCTCCGTCATGAGATCCGGAATCCATGAATTGACCCCTGTGGCGGACCACATTTCCAACCCGCGTACGGCAGACTCAATCGTGGAAGCCGGTTCGTCTCCACTGTGATGTGGCGATTTCGGCGACCAGCCCGACCAGCGGTTTCTGTCTGAAACATTGGCGCGGGTGCTGGGTGTGTCGGATGAGAGGAAGGTGAAGCGATGCCGGTCACCGGACCGACTGTGGTGCGTCGTCAGCTGGGGCGACGGCTGCGCCGGCTGCGGGAGGAGTCGTCCCGCACCGAGCAGGAGGTGGAGCGGGCGAAGGTCTGTTCGCGTACAACGTTGTGGCGCATCGAGACCGGCAAGTTCCCGGTCAAGATGAACACCGTTCGGGGGTTGTGTTGGTTCTACGGTGCCGACCCGGAGACGACGGACGCGCTGACCCGGCTCGCCGCCGCCAGTGATGATCACGGGTGGTGGGAGTCGCACGGCGACGCCGTACCGGATTGGTTCCGCCTGTACGTCGGTCTCGAAGCCGCCGCCACCGAGATCGGGGTCTATGACCCCGAGGTGATCCACGGCCTGCTTCAGACGCCGGACTACATGCGCGCGGTGTTCCGCGCCACCTATCCGGACGCGCCGCAGGAGAAGATCGAGCGGCTGGTGTCGCTGCGGCTGGACCGGCAGATCTCCTACTACGACCGCGAGCAGCCGGCCCGGATCGTCGCGATCCTCGGGGCCGGTGCGCTGGTCCGCGAGGTCGGTGGCCCGGCGGTGATGGCCGAGCAGCGCGCCCACCTGGCCAGCCTGGGTCGACGGGTACGGGTGGAGATCCGTGTCCTCCCCTGGTCCGTCGGTGCCCACCCGGCCTTCTCTGGCCAGTTCATCTTGCTCGACTTCGCCGACCCGGACGACCCGGACATCGCCTACGTCGAGTCGCATATGGGCGCTCGTTACCTGGAGCGCCCGGAGGAGTTGGCGGAGTACCGTCGAATTTTCCGGCTGATCCGTGAGCAGTCGGTCCCGATCGAGGAGCACCTGCGATGAAGCCTGACACCCCCTGGTTCACCTCCAGCCGCAGCGCGGGCAACGGCGGGGCGTGCGTCGAGACTCGCCGGCACGCCGGCCACGCCGAGGTACGCGACAGCAAGGACCGCACCGGCCCCACCCTCACCTTCACCACGACCCAGTGGGGCACCTTCACCACCGCCCTGCAGACCGGCACCCTCCCGCGCTGACCGTCCGGCGGAACGACATCCCGCAGGCCGGATGTGGCGCTCCGCTGTCCATCTCCGACCATGTGCCCGGCTCGCCAGGACGGTGGCGGCCGGGCACGACAATCAGCTCGACCTCTGTGGAGCCGGCGGAGCGGCACTCGCCAGCGTGGTCACCGTTCGTACCCGGACCTCTGTTCCAGGGCCGCACCCGCAGCTGACCCGAAACGCTGGTTGATCTTGGAACCGCTGATCGTGTCCTGCAGGATCCGGTGCAGCGCCTCGACCATCGTCTTGCGCTGTTCATCGTTGAGCTGGCTGCCGATCGACTCGTTCAGCGCGTGGTTGATCGCGTTGACGTCATCCAGCATCTTGGCGCCCAGCAAGGTCAGCCGCAGGTGCACGACGCGCCGGTCGACCTGACCCGCTTCCCGCTCGACCAGGCCCCGCTTGAACAGGGTCTCGACGATCCGGCTCGGGCTTCCCGTCTCGCACACGATGTACCGCCCGAGTGCGGCGAGGGTCAGCGGCTCACGCTCCGCGAGCACCGAGAGGATCTCCGCCTGCGCCGGCGTCAACCCCAGTGGGCGCAGTGCCTGCGCCAGGAGGCGGTTGCCTTCCCGTTGCGCGGCAAGGATCAGATACCGCAGTTCGGCGATCGGATGCTCGTCCGGGTTGCCGCTGAACCTGGCGTCGCCGTCGACCCCGCCAGGGTCTTCGCTACGTAGAGTAGCCGTCATTTTCACTGTCCCAGCACCTTCCCTCGGTGGTAGTCGGGCCCGTCCCCGGCACGGTTCGGCCGAGATCCCCCATGTCGCCCTCATCGATGTTACGTCATCGATTTTGATTTGTCCCATCTCCGCCAAGATCACAGTAACACAAAGTTAGTTGTTGCAACATCGATGTCGTGCGGTTGATAATATGACATCGATGGCGCAACATCGATGTGGCAGCATCGATCTACCCCCCTCGCGTCATCCACCACGTGACAGGAGAGTTCCCGATGACCCTGCAGATGCTCCCCCCCGCCGCCCAGGACACGCTCGTCTCGCTGCTCCCGACCCCCGAGAGGATCGAGCTCCAGGAGGCCGAGGAGGCCATCGCCGCGATCGGACGCGGTGAGCTCGTCGTCGTCGTCGACGACGAGAACCGCGAGAACGAGGGCGACCTGATCGTCGCGGCCGAGTACGCCGACGCGGACGCCATCAACTTCATGATCACTCACGGTCGCGGGCTGGTCTGCCTGGCGATCACCGCCGCCCGCGCCGCCGAGCTGGACCTGCCACCGATGGTCGAGCGCAACGAGGACCACCACGGCACCGCCTTCACCGTCAGCGTCGACGGGACACCCGAGCACGGCGTCACCACCGGCATCTCCGCCTACGAGCGGTCGCGTACCGTGCAGTTGGTCCTCGACGGCAAGGCCAGCGACCTCGCCCGTCCCGGCCACATCTTCCCCCTGGTCGCCCGGGACGGTGGGGTCCTCGAACGGCCCGGCCACACCGAGGCCTCGGTGGACCTGGCCCGGCTGGCCGGGCTGAAGCCCGCCGGCGTGATCGTCGAGATCATCCGCCCGGACGGGACGATGGCCCGGCTGCCCGACCTGGTGCGTTTCAGCCGCGAGCACAACCTGGTCCTGACCAGCATCGAGAAGCTGCGGGAGTACTCGGCGCGGCGTCAGGGCGGCAGGCCGTGAACCTGATCGACCGGGCCTGCGTCGCGGCGACGACCGCTGTCACCCGCCGAACGGTCGTGCACCGCCACCTTGCCGCGGTGGAGGGCATCGAGCACGTACCGATGGACCGGCCGTTCATCCTGGCACCCAACCACCGCAGCTTCGCCGACCACTTCCTGTTCGAGACGCTGCTCTTCGCGATCCAGGGAAACCGGGCCGCCTTCCTGACCAAGGCGGAGAGCTTCACCCCGGTGAAACGGATCTGGTTCAACGCGATGGGCGCGGTGCCGGTCGACCGGGCACGACCGGTCCGCGAACTGCTTGCCACAGTGGATGACCTGCTCGACTCCGGTCGGGTGGTGGTGGTCTACCCGGAGGGGACCCGCAACCCCGACGCGCAGCTGATGGCGTTCAAGGACGGGGCGTTCCGGTTCGCCGAACGCGCCGGCGTGCCAGTCGTCCCCGCCGCGCTGGTCGGCACCGAACGGATCCTGCCGATCGGTGCCAGCTGGCCACGCGGTCACCGGGCCAGGGTGCATTTCGGGCCGGCGCTGCACGCCGACATGGCGCTGCCCCGGGCCGCCCGAATCCGCGACCTGGCCGAACGGACCCGGGTGGCGATCGACGGGTTGCTGACCGACGCCACGACGGCCGCAGCGGCACGGGTCGGGAACACCGATCCGGACACCGCCCACCGACACGTCGTCGCCGCCGGGCGGACGGCACAGCACGCCGAGGCGCTGCTGGAGCGGTCCCTCAGCGGTACCGACACCACGCCGGCCGCGGTGCGCCACCGGCAGGCCGAACTGCTCTACACGGTCGCCCTACGGACCGATCCGGGATCGCTCGACGCCGCTGTCGGGCTGCTGCGGGTGGCCGGGCTCCGCGCGCTCACCGCACCCGCCGCCCACCGGGCCGTACTGCTGCGCCGGGTCCGCGTCGGATGCGAGAACGCGCTGGCCCGCGACCCCGACCACCTCACCGCCAACTACCTGCTCGGTCGGTGGCACCTGCTCATCCCGAAGGCCCTGGGCGGCCGGCGGGAACGGGCGGTACACCACCTCGGCCTGGCACACCGACTCGCGCACGGGGACAACCGCTACGCGATGGCGTACGCCGAAGCCCTGATCGCGGCCGGACGGCCCGACGCGGCCGTCACCACCCTACGCGGGGTCATCGCCGACCCCGTCACCGACCAGCGCGGCGACCGCCGCCGTGACCGGGCGATCGCGCTCCTGGCGTCGATCACCGGCGCACCCGCCGAGCGCCGCCCGGTGATGGACCCCCAACCGACCTGAGTTTCCGTGCGGACGGGTCCGTCCGGGCACGCACCGACCGGACCCGTCCGCCCACACCGGACTCCCACCACCCACCGCCCTACCCGACTCCAACAGGGGAAGATCATGAAGAAACTCGCTCGCCTGGCCGTGGAACGCCCCAAGCTCATGGTGGCGCTGTGGCTGATCGTCATCGCGCTCTCCGTACCGTTCGCCGCCCAGCTCGACGGGGCGCTCAAGGCGGGTGGCTTCTCCGACCCACGAGGTGAGGCCGCCATCGGTCAGGAGGTCGTCGAGGACGCCTTCCGCGAGGCGCCGAACAGTCTCCTCGTGGTGCTGAGCAGCACCGACCGGGAGGTGTCCGGCGCGGTCGACACCGCGCGGGCGGCGGTCGACCGGCCGGGGGTCGCCCAGCTCACCGACTACCGCGACAACCCGGCGTGGCTGTCGGCCGACGGCCGCACCACCTTCATCCAGGTCGGCTTCACCAGTTCCAACACCGAGGTCCAGAACCTCGTGCCGGACCTGCGCGAGGACGTCGCGGCGGCGGTGGGTGACGGCGTGGACATCAACGTCACCGGGGCACCCGCGTTGGACTACGCGCTCAACGTACAGTCCAAGGAGGACGTCCTCCGCGCGGAGATGATCGCCTTCCCGGTCCTGTTCGTCGTACTGTTCCTGGTCTTCCGCTCGGTGGCGGCGATGCTGGTGCCGCTGGTCCTCGCCGGCGTCACCCTCGCGGTCACCAGCGGCCTGGGCTACTTCGTCGCACGCGGCACCGACCTGTCCATCCTCTACACCAACATCGTGTCGATGATCGGCCTGGCGGTGGCGGTGGACTACTCGCTGTTCATCGTCAAACGCTTCCGGGAGGAACTGGCCGAGGGACGCACGGTCCCGATGGCGCTGGAGCGCACCCTGACCACGGTCGGCCACTCGGTCATGTTCAGCGGGCTCGCCGTGGTGGTCGCGCTCTCCGCCCTGTTCATCCCCCGGGCCATGTCGTTCACCAGCATCGCGTTCGGCGGGGTGATGGTCACCCTGGTCGCGATGGCGGTGTCGCTGACCCTGCTCCCGGCGGTGCTGAGCCTGCTCGGACACCGGATCAACTGGGGCTCGCTGCGGTCGCGGCGGGTCCGGACGGCGAC from Solwaraspora sp. WMMD791 includes:
- a CDS encoding DUF5753 domain-containing protein produces the protein MPVTGPTVVRRQLGRRLRRLREESSRTEQEVERAKVCSRTTLWRIETGKFPVKMNTVRGLCWFYGADPETTDALTRLAAASDDHGWWESHGDAVPDWFRLYVGLEAAATEIGVYDPEVIHGLLQTPDYMRAVFRATYPDAPQEKIERLVSLRLDRQISYYDREQPARIVAILGAGALVREVGGPAVMAEQRAHLASLGRRVRVEIRVLPWSVGAHPAFSGQFILLDFADPDDPDIAYVESHMGARYLERPEELAEYRRIFRLIREQSVPIEEHLR
- a CDS encoding DUF397 domain-containing protein, translating into MKPDTPWFTSSRSAGNGGACVETRRHAGHAEVRDSKDRTGPTLTFTTTQWGTFTTALQTGTLPR
- a CDS encoding MarR family winged helix-turn-helix transcriptional regulator produces the protein MTATLRSEDPGGVDGDARFSGNPDEHPIAELRYLILAAQREGNRLLAQALRPLGLTPAQAEILSVLAEREPLTLAALGRYIVCETGSPSRIVETLFKRGLVEREAGQVDRRVVHLRLTLLGAKMLDDVNAINHALNESIGSQLNDEQRKTMVEALHRILQDTISGSKINQRFGSAAGAALEQRSGYER
- the ribB gene encoding 3,4-dihydroxy-2-butanone-4-phosphate synthase codes for the protein MTLQMLPPAAQDTLVSLLPTPERIELQEAEEAIAAIGRGELVVVVDDENRENEGDLIVAAEYADADAINFMITHGRGLVCLAITAARAAELDLPPMVERNEDHHGTAFTVSVDGTPEHGVTTGISAYERSRTVQLVLDGKASDLARPGHIFPLVARDGGVLERPGHTEASVDLARLAGLKPAGVIVEIIRPDGTMARLPDLVRFSREHNLVLTSIEKLREYSARRQGGRP
- a CDS encoding lysophospholipid acyltransferase family protein, with the translated sequence MNLIDRACVAATTAVTRRTVVHRHLAAVEGIEHVPMDRPFILAPNHRSFADHFLFETLLFAIQGNRAAFLTKAESFTPVKRIWFNAMGAVPVDRARPVRELLATVDDLLDSGRVVVVYPEGTRNPDAQLMAFKDGAFRFAERAGVPVVPAALVGTERILPIGASWPRGHRARVHFGPALHADMALPRAARIRDLAERTRVAIDGLLTDATTAAAARVGNTDPDTAHRHVVAAGRTAQHAEALLERSLSGTDTTPAAVRHRQAELLYTVALRTDPGSLDAAVGLLRVAGLRALTAPAAHRAVLLRRVRVGCENALARDPDHLTANYLLGRWHLLIPKALGGRRERAVHHLGLAHRLAHGDNRYAMAYAEALIAAGRPDAAVTTLRGVIADPVTDQRGDRRRDRAIALLASITGAPAERRPVMDPQPT